Proteins from a genomic interval of Asticcacaulis sp. AND118:
- a CDS encoding TonB-dependent receptor gives MLTPLPVCLAARLLTATALAGTFAATLAAPALAQDVTEVVVTARKKPEALSRAPISVAVITGEQMRGAGAYDLRDAQVLTPSLLITSTANEAQTTARLRGVGTVGDNPGLESSVGVVIDGVVRARTATAMSDLGMVERVEILKGPQTSLFGKGASAGVIQAVTQAPRFTPEQVYELTAGERGTFAATAYVSGPLAEKLAGSLSLVHRQREGQYRVDTGVGPRSESRDGDQNYDSVRGQLLFMDSDRLKVRLIADYTARDENCCTGTAVQVGLSAPWLNGLASGQGVATKADVDSRHAFSNRSTAQHIKDGGVSGEINWRLDNGATLTSLTAARRFDHRQGYDADFSGADIYYRNPDDFGTRFDTLSQEFRLSGRNGPLDWLTGLYLSSEKLTRRDSYVYGEDYESYLSLLLSGGASTTSLTSLTGLTAGVAYPDGGGARDIHRQTERNAALFANLDWELTPDVSAIVGVRLNRQTKTLDSAYRNTDGGVGCAAAQGLKSAGLGTLCQSFSNPAFNGLDMTQKLSDDAVTGTFKLSWQTTASVMTYASVARGWKGGGFNLDREQTSTYAADRDTSFKPETVTAYEVGLKGRWFNGRVAFDAAAFHQAFRDFQLNTFLGATFLVTSVPELTSRGVETETRITLKNGLRLVSGVTWAESQFGPEMVPGLPRLTDARASFAPKWSATLQADYRREWRGMTVGAAIDARYNSDYNTGSDLAPIKIQGAYTLMNGRLSLANRDETVALDLWATNLTDETYYQVVFGAPLQSGTFNAFLGQPRTIGLTLRFRR, from the coding sequence GCTGACGCCGTCCCTGCTGATTACCTCCACCGCCAATGAAGCCCAGACCACGGCCCGCCTGCGCGGCGTCGGCACGGTCGGCGACAATCCGGGTCTGGAATCCTCGGTGGGCGTGGTCATCGACGGCGTGGTGCGCGCCCGCACGGCCACGGCGATGAGCGATCTGGGCATGGTCGAGCGCGTCGAAATCCTCAAGGGCCCGCAAACCAGCCTGTTCGGCAAGGGGGCTTCCGCCGGCGTCATTCAGGCCGTGACCCAGGCCCCGCGCTTCACGCCGGAACAGGTTTATGAGCTGACGGCGGGCGAGCGCGGCACCTTTGCCGCCACCGCCTACGTCTCAGGACCACTGGCCGAGAAGCTGGCCGGGTCGCTCTCCCTCGTCCACCGCCAGCGCGAAGGCCAGTACCGCGTCGATACCGGCGTCGGCCCGCGCAGCGAAAGCCGCGACGGCGATCAGAACTACGATTCCGTGCGCGGTCAGTTGCTGTTCATGGACTCCGATCGCCTCAAAGTCAGACTGATCGCCGACTATACGGCGCGCGACGAAAACTGCTGCACGGGCACGGCGGTTCAGGTCGGCCTGAGCGCGCCGTGGCTCAACGGTCTGGCGTCGGGCCAGGGCGTGGCCACCAAGGCCGATGTCGACAGCCGCCACGCCTTCAGCAACCGCTCGACGGCTCAGCATATCAAGGACGGCGGCGTTTCGGGCGAGATCAACTGGCGTCTCGACAACGGCGCGACCCTGACCAGCCTGACCGCTGCGCGGCGCTTCGATCATCGTCAGGGCTACGACGCGGACTTCTCCGGCGCCGACATCTATTACCGCAATCCCGACGATTTCGGCACGCGCTTCGACACGCTGAGCCAGGAGTTCCGCTTGTCGGGGCGCAACGGGCCGCTCGACTGGCTGACCGGGCTTTACCTGTCTTCGGAAAAGCTGACCCGTCGCGACTCCTACGTCTATGGCGAGGATTACGAGTCCTACCTCAGCCTGCTGCTGTCGGGCGGTGCGTCGACCACCAGCCTGACGAGCCTGACCGGGCTGACGGCGGGCGTGGCCTATCCGGATGGCGGCGGGGCGCGCGACATCCACCGTCAGACCGAGCGCAACGCCGCCCTGTTCGCCAATCTGGACTGGGAACTGACGCCGGACGTGTCGGCGATTGTCGGCGTGCGCCTCAACCGTCAGACCAAGACGCTCGATTCCGCCTACAGAAATACCGATGGCGGCGTAGGCTGCGCGGCGGCGCAGGGTCTTAAATCGGCCGGCCTCGGCACCCTGTGTCAGTCCTTCTCCAACCCGGCCTTCAACGGTCTCGACATGACGCAGAAGCTGTCGGACGATGCGGTGACCGGCACTTTCAAGCTGAGCTGGCAGACGACCGCGTCGGTCATGACCTACGCCTCGGTGGCGCGCGGCTGGAAGGGTGGCGGTTTCAACCTCGACCGCGAACAGACAAGCACCTACGCCGCCGATCGCGATACCTCGTTCAAGCCGGAAACCGTCACCGCCTATGAGGTTGGGCTGAAGGGCCGCTGGTTCAACGGCCGCGTGGCCTTCGACGCCGCCGCCTTCCATCAGGCGTTCCGCGATTTTCAGCTCAACACCTTCCTGGGCGCGACCTTCCTCGTCACCTCCGTGCCGGAACTGACCTCGCGCGGGGTGGAAACCGAAACGCGCATCACGCTGAAGAACGGCCTGCGTCTGGTCAGCGGTGTGACCTGGGCCGAAAGCCAGTTCGGTCCGGAAATGGTGCCCGGCCTGCCGCGCCTGACGGACGCGCGCGCCTCTTTTGCTCCCAAATGGTCGGCGACGCTTCAGGCCGATTACCGCCGCGAATGGCGCGGGATGACTGTCGGGGCCGCCATCGATGCCCGCTACAATTCCGACTATAATACGGGCTCAGACCTCGCTCCGATCAAGATTCAGGGTGCCTATACGTTGATGAACGGCCGCCTGAGCCTCGCCAATCGCGACGAGACGGTGGCGCTGGACCTGTGGGCCACCAACCTGACGGACGAGACCTATTATCAGGTGGTCTTCGGCGCGCCGCTTCAGTCGGGCACTTTCAACGCCTTTCTGGGTCAGCCGCGCACCATCGGCCTGACCCTGCGCTTCCGCCGATAG
- the trmD gene encoding tRNA (guanosine(37)-N1)-methyltransferase TrmD, translating to MTEPSEISPETNSPQTPATPYRVSVLTMFPEAFPGPLGVSVLGNASKESQLWALEPVDIRTFSSDKRGFLDDTPAGGGPGQVLKADVIAKALDSLGADDRPKVYMSARGRRLTQDKVREWSKASGLIVLCGRFEGVDQRVLDARGFEEISVGDAVLAGGEAAAMVTIEAVVRLIPGVLGAAESLDTESFEDGLLEHPQYTRPRTFEGLDIPEVLLSGDHKKMAVWKQKQREATTKERRPDLWAAYLSKLQAKGAPKPE from the coding sequence ATGACCGAACCGTCCGAAATTTCACCTGAGACAAATTCACCTCAGACTCCGGCCACGCCCTACCGCGTGTCCGTGCTGACCATGTTCCCGGAGGCCTTCCCCGGCCCCCTGGGCGTGTCCGTTCTGGGGAATGCCAGCAAAGAATCTCAGCTTTGGGCGCTTGAGCCTGTGGACATTCGGACATTTTCGAGCGATAAGCGCGGCTTTCTCGACGACACCCCTGCCGGGGGCGGTCCGGGTCAGGTGCTGAAGGCCGATGTTATCGCCAAGGCATTAGACAGTTTAGGCGCTGATGACCGGCCGAAAGTCTATATGAGCGCCCGTGGACGGCGGCTCACGCAGGACAAGGTCAGGGAATGGTCGAAGGCTTCGGGCCTGATCGTCTTGTGCGGTCGTTTCGAAGGCGTCGATCAGCGCGTGCTGGATGCGCGCGGTTTCGAAGAGATCAGCGTCGGCGACGCCGTCCTTGCGGGCGGAGAGGCGGCGGCGATGGTTACCATAGAGGCGGTCGTGCGGCTCATTCCCGGTGTTCTCGGGGCCGCCGAAAGTCTCGACACCGAGAGTTTTGAGGATGGTCTCCTCGAACACCCGCAGTACACGCGACCGCGGACGTTCGAGGGCCTCGACATCCCCGAAGTGCTTCTATCCGGCGATCACAAGAAGATGGCCGTGTGGAAGCAGAAACAAAGAGAGGCCACCACGAAGGAACGCAGACCGGATCTCTGGGCGGCGTATCTTTCCAAATTACAGGCAAAAGGCGCTCCGAAACCGGAGTAA
- the rplS gene encoding 50S ribosomal protein L19, translating into MNLLQQIEAEEVAKLKGDKTFPAFQPGDTVRVNVKIKEGDRERVQAYEGVVIARAGTGINETFTVRKISFGEGVERKFPILSPNIDSIEVKRRGVVRRAKLYYLRDRRGKSARIVERSQNSTRGSKGDELRAQMANGSTEG; encoded by the coding sequence ATGAACCTGCTTCAGCAGATCGAGGCCGAAGAAGTCGCCAAGCTTAAGGGCGACAAGACCTTTCCGGCTTTCCAACCGGGCGACACCGTCCGCGTCAACGTGAAGATCAAGGAAGGCGACCGTGAGCGCGTTCAGGCCTATGAGGGCGTCGTGATCGCCCGCGCCGGCACGGGCATCAACGAAACCTTCACCGTCCGCAAGATTTCCTTCGGCGAAGGCGTGGAGCGTAAGTTCCCGATCCTGTCGCCGAACATCGACTCGATCGAAGTCAAGCGTCGCGGCGTCGTCCGTCGCGCCAAGCTGTACTACCTGCGCGACCGTCGCGGTAAGTCGGCGCGCATCGTCGAGCGTTCGCAAAACTCGACCCGCGGCTCGAAGGGCGACGAACTGCGCGCCCAGATGGCCAACGGTTCGACCGAAGGCTAA
- a CDS encoding DUF3800 domain-containing protein, which yields MNKPTFIAYIDEAGDEGFGKLKARPGASGQSAWFLLGACIVRAENDLLLPKWRDEILSSFHGSKMRDLHFRNLKHDQKVVACQILSGKKIGVCVVASNKITIAEHQKREIFKKPQHLYNYMVRFLLERVTSACAEAAKKSGSNSCALKIVFSRRGGTNYQTMKEYLALIRDGKEKIFSNYKIDWSVLDIDSIEVENHSKRAGLQVADVITSAMFCALEPNAYGNFEPRYANILQGKYIKSKGRLLNFGVTLIPPLGRNPICDERRKFLLQLK from the coding sequence TTGAATAAGCCTACATTTATTGCCTACATAGATGAAGCTGGTGACGAAGGTTTTGGCAAACTGAAAGCCCGCCCCGGCGCAAGCGGCCAATCTGCTTGGTTTCTTTTGGGCGCTTGCATCGTGCGCGCAGAAAACGATCTGCTTTTACCCAAATGGCGGGATGAGATTTTGTCCAGCTTTCATGGGAGCAAGATGAGAGACCTTCACTTTAGAAATCTCAAACACGATCAAAAAGTTGTAGCATGTCAAATTTTATCGGGCAAAAAAATCGGTGTATGTGTTGTTGCATCAAATAAGATCACGATTGCAGAACATCAAAAAAGGGAAATTTTTAAAAAACCACAACATCTATATAATTATATGGTGAGATTTTTGTTAGAGCGCGTTACTAGCGCTTGTGCAGAAGCGGCCAAAAAATCGGGTTCTAATTCTTGTGCATTAAAAATTGTTTTTTCTCGAAGAGGCGGCACTAATTATCAAACAATGAAAGAATATCTTGCATTGATTAGAGATGGGAAGGAAAAAATATTCTCAAATTATAAAATAGATTGGTCAGTTTTAGACATAGATTCTATTGAAGTTGAAAACCACTCCAAAAGAGCCGGCTTGCAAGTCGCAGACGTTATCACAAGTGCGATGTTCTGTGCGCTGGAGCCTAACGCTTATGGAAATTTTGAACCGAGATATGCTAATATCTTGCAAGGCAAGTACATCAAATCAAAAGGAAGATTGTTAAATTTCGGTGTAACCCTAATTCCACCATTAGGGAGAAACCCAATCTGCGATGAGCGTCGTAAGTTTTTACTTCAATTGAAATAG